In the genome of Populus alba chromosome 11, ASM523922v2, whole genome shotgun sequence, one region contains:
- the LOC118035081 gene encoding disease resistance protein RPV1-like — protein MANWKHQEPSSSRSSRCKYQVFLGFRGKDTHKNFTDRSSQPLFKQGFTHLETMMKLGVEKISTLCAIGSSLFGKSRKVWEIALHEMEVIPNCQVQKVLAKSSNSPYDDYQKNLFLDIACLFNGMDRDHAVRTLDGLGIGGRFRIDYLID, from the exons ATGGCTAATTGGAAACATCAAGAACCCTCGTCTTCACGGTCTTCTCGTTGCAAATATCAAGTGTTCTTGGGTTTCAGGGGCAAGGACACCCACAAGAACTTTACTGATCGCTCTTCACAGCCCTTGTTCAAGCAGGGATTCACACATTTAGAGACGATGATGAAATTAGGAGTGGAGAAAATATCAA CCCTTTGTGCTATTGGTTCTTCATTATTTGGTAAAAGTAGGAAAGTATGGGAAATCGCGTTACATGAAATGGAAGTGATTCCAAATTGTCAAGTTCAAAAGGTTCTTGCAAAAAGTTCCAACTCTCCTTATGATGATTATCAAAAGAACTTATTccttgatattgcttgtttaTTTAATGGAATGGATAGAGATCATGCAGTTAGGACACTTGATGGGCTCGGTATAGGTGGACGATTTAGGATTGACTATCTCATCGACTGA